The following are encoded in a window of bacterium SCSIO 12643 genomic DNA:
- a CDS encoding Rv1355c family protein yields the protein MSDNFKRVDNQHDVIHPDFFRLSDSSSKLSLHTLLSQNPHISITDEIDAQVRELIKSRHPEGLETENLESKVKSVFGSKSKDEYGVWVYYPWLCKVVHILDEDEFIALRTNRNCNKITTAEQRELSKKKIGIMGLSVGQSIALTLVMERGCGELRLADFDHLELSNLNRIRTPLYNLGTHKVVATAREIAEIDPFVKVKIYKEGITEENIEDFMFSDGKLDLFVDECDGLDMKIYAREFAKEHRIPVIMDTSDRGMIDVERFDLTPDRPILHGRLDGIDSQTLKGLTNEEKIPVVLKILDFEKLSDRAKSSLAEVKKTITTWPQLATSVILGGAVGADVSRRILLDQFQDSGRYYVDIESIIKNKS from the coding sequence ATGAGTGATAATTTTAAACGCGTTGATAATCAGCATGATGTGATTCATCCTGATTTCTTCCGGTTAAGTGATTCTTCTTCAAAACTATCATTACATACGTTGTTGTCGCAAAATCCCCATATTTCGATAACTGATGAAATTGATGCACAAGTCAGGGAGCTTATTAAATCACGGCATCCTGAAGGTTTGGAGACAGAAAATCTGGAATCGAAAGTTAAATCAGTATTTGGATCTAAGAGCAAAGACGAATATGGTGTATGGGTATATTATCCATGGCTATGTAAGGTAGTACATATATTGGACGAAGATGAATTTATTGCGCTTCGTACCAATAGGAATTGTAATAAAATTACAACTGCTGAGCAAAGGGAACTTTCTAAGAAGAAAATCGGTATCATGGGGCTTAGTGTCGGACAGTCTATCGCATTGACATTAGTCATGGAAAGAGGCTGTGGTGAACTCCGTCTGGCCGATTTTGATCATTTAGAACTTTCTAATTTGAACAGAATTCGGACACCTTTATATAATCTTGGGACACATAAAGTAGTGGCTACAGCAAGAGAGATTGCTGAAATAGACCCATTTGTAAAAGTCAAGATTTACAAAGAAGGTATTACCGAAGAAAATATTGAAGACTTTATGTTTTCCGATGGGAAGCTAGATCTATTTGTGGATGAATGCGATGGGTTAGATATGAAGATATATGCCCGTGAATTTGCAAAAGAACATAGAATCCCGGTAATCATGGATACCTCTGATAGAGGAATGATTGATGTGGAAAGATTTGATTTAACACCTGATCGTCCGATTTTACATGGAAGATTAGATGGTATCGATAGTCAAACATTAAAAGGTCTTACCAATGAAGAAAAAATTCCGGTAGTTCTTAAAATCCTGGATTTTGAGAAATTATCTGATCGGGCCAAGTCTTCATTGGCAGAAGTAAAAAAGACAATAACTACCTGGCCGCAATTAGCAACTTCTGTCATTTTAGGAGGTGCTGTTGGAGCTGATGTTTCAAGAAGAATTTTGTTAGATCAATTTCAAGATTCAGGTAGGTATTATGTTGATATTGAAAGTATTATTAAGAACAAATCATAA
- a CDS encoding response regulator: MSENQNKSAKSDRMQLLYVDDEVNNLISFKAAFRRDYKIFTAESGSEGRKILEQNNISIVITDQRMPFMTGVEFLESIVNDYPETIRILITGFSDIQAVIDAINKGRIYHYVQKPWDETYLRNIINNAFETHRLRRENKFMMEQLKLSNEQLEFLLRQEMLS; the protein is encoded by the coding sequence ATGTCAGAAAATCAAAACAAATCAGCTAAATCCGATCGAATGCAGCTTCTGTATGTTGACGATGAGGTGAATAACCTAATTAGTTTTAAGGCAGCATTTAGAAGGGATTATAAAATTTTCACTGCAGAATCCGGCTCAGAAGGACGCAAAATACTAGAACAAAATAATATCTCGATCGTTATTACCGATCAACGTATGCCTTTCATGACCGGTGTAGAGTTTTTAGAATCTATCGTAAACGATTACCCAGAAACCATCAGAATATTAATTACTGGTTTTTCAGATATCCAGGCTGTAATTGACGCTATTAATAAAGGTAGAATTTACCACTATGTTCAAAAACCATGGGATGAAACATATCTAAGAAACATTATTAATAATGCATTCGAAACACATAGACTTAGAAGAGAAAATAAATTTATGATGGAACAACTCAAGCTTTCAAACGAGCAATTAGAGTTTCTGCTCCGTCAGGAAATGTTATCATAA